The Lycium ferocissimum isolate CSIRO_LF1 chromosome 1, AGI_CSIRO_Lferr_CH_V1, whole genome shotgun sequence genome includes a region encoding these proteins:
- the LOC132050397 gene encoding probable inactive histone-lysine N-methyltransferase SUVR2 has protein sequence MPPNPRVKKAFHAMKTIGISEAKVKPVLKSLLKLYDKNWELIEEENYRALADAIFEKEEAEAAEHKKCENNEVRDVPPVQREELLEEETMHEEPERPLKRLRLRYQEGQPSPSANNSSARTSLKRLRRGEEGELPGSRFQNQSQGEANPSSHRDNLRLNGTQTSPIMSRGTSSVAAKASHASILKEPKKEPGGELSPKQKMLGSLALIKPKDEPYTDDMPQFEAPIAVIHPEPSNKGDTSSGNASRRRSETSEPLAIELRGGRNAGEEITNSSNGVATGRELVEVQDRCYSDVDIASSLSGEIKVSINCDPARCRSDFHMPSLESVLKMVELKCLKSYKILDPNFSVKKLMNDVCECFLELGTQHSHELQATTDVAAENDFGARNRTVNSSNGIMNFEIDAGDGQPKVLQLSPPRIGEDSTQAGHIASMGNCGSTPETDQNGLEQTNPLSMEAPGELTPGEIGLFDSLNGFLNSDLGAGEAPPEIPYLASYIDEESTQADDTASMGNFGIAPETDQSGLEQTNSQSLEVVPCESTPHDVRSVDVLDITKGQENVLISLVNEVSSNCPPSFHYIASNVVFQNAFVTFSLARIEDDNSCSTCTGDCLSLSTPCACAHVIGGDFAYTKEGLVKEEFLNECISMNRDPKKDCQFFCKECPLERSKNEDIIEACKGHLMRNFIKECWWKCGCNKQCGNRVVQRGISHKLQVFMTPEGKGWGLRTLEDLPRGAFVCEYVGEVLTNAELFDRVSRSPNGEEHSYPVLLDADWGSEGVLKDEEALCLDATFYGNVARFINHRCFDSNLVEIPIEIETPDHHYYHIAFFTTRKIKAMEELTWDYGIDFDDLEHPVKAFSCHCGSTFCRNMKRPSRSRSRR, from the exons ATGCCGCCCAATCCGAGAGTTAAGAAGGCATTTCATGCTATGAAAACTATTGGCATCTCTGAGGCAAAGGTGAAGCCAGTCTTGAAGAGCCTTCTAAAACTATATGACAAAAATTGGGAGCTTATCGAAGAGGAAAATTATAGAGCACTTGCAGATGCTATATTTGAAAAGGAGGAAGCGGAG GCGGCGGAGCATAAGAAgtgtgaaaataatgaagtacgAGATGTG CCTCCTGTGCAGCGAGAGGAGCTTTTAGAGGAAGAAACAATGCATGAGGAGCCTGAAAGACCACTAAAGAGATTGCGCTTAAGATATCAAGAAGGTCAACCTTCACCTTCCGCTAATAATTCTAGTGCCAGGACATCTCTTAAAAGGCTTAGACGGGGGGAGGAAGGTGAATTACCTGGATCTCGTTTTCAGAACCAGTCACAAGGGGAAGCAAATCCTAGTTCTCATAGGGATAATCTCAGATTGAACGGAACTCAAACATCTCCAATCATGTCCAGGGGAACGAGTTCGGTTGCTGCTAAAGCTTCCCATGCATCAATACTCAAAGAGCCAAAGAAAGAACCGGGTGGTGAACTGTCCCCTAAACAGAAGATGTTGGGATCCCTTGCCTTAATCAAGCCTAAGGATGAACCATATACTGATGATATGCCACAGTTTGAGGCTCCTATTGCTGTTATTCACCCAG AGCCGTCAAACAAGGGAGATACTTCAAGTGGTAACGCCTCAAGGAGACGTTCAGAAACTTCTGAACCTTTAGCGATAGAACTGAGAGGAGGAAGAAATGCAGGTGAAGAAATTACAAATTCATCAAATGGAGTGGCAACCGGTCGTGAGCTGGTAGAAGTCCAAGATAGGTGTTACTCTGATGTAGATATTGCCTCCTCACTCTCTGGAGAGATAAAAGTCTCTATAAACTGTGACCCAGCTCGTTGTAGATCAGACTTCCATATGCCAAGTCTAGAATCTGTTCTGAAAATGGTGGAGCTTAAATGTCTTAAATCATACAAAATCCTGGATCCTAACTTTTCTGTGAAGAAGCTGATGAATGACGTGTGTGAATGCTTTTTAGAACTGGGAACTCAACATAGTCATGAATTGCAAGCAACCACCGATGTTGCTGCAGAGAATGATTTTGGCGCGAGAAACAGGACTGTTAATTCCTCGAATGGAATTATGAATTTTGAAATTGATGCTGGGGATGGTCAACCAAAGGTACTTCAACTCTCTCCTCCTCGTATTGGTGAAGACAGCACTCAAGCTGGTCATATAGCATCAATGGGCAACTGTGGTAGTACTCCAGAAACTGATCAGAATGGTCTTGAGCAGACTAATCCATTGAGTATGGAGGCTCCAGGTGAATTAACTCCAGGTGAAATAGGTTTATTTGATTCCTTAAATGGGTTCCTGAATTCTGATCTTGGTGCTGGGGAAGCTCCCCCAGAGATACCCTATCTCGCTTCTTATATTGATGAAGAAAGCACTCAAGCTGATGATACTGCATCCATGGGCAACTTTGGTATTGCTCCGGAGACCGATCAGAGTGGTCTTGAACAGACTAATTCACAGAGTCTGGAGGTGGTTCCATGTGAATCGACTCCACATGATGTACGGTCTGTTGATGTCCTTGATATAACCAAGGGGCAAGAAaatgttttaatttctttggtGAATGAAGTTAGTAGCAACTGTCCACCATCATTCCACTACATAGCTTCCAATGTCGTTTTCCAGAATGCATTTGTGACCTTTTCTCTGGCTCGTATCGAAGATGATAATAGTTGTTCAACTTGCACTGGTGATTGTTTATCATTGTCCACACCTTGCGCCTGTGCGCACGTAATTGGCGGTGATTTCGCATACACAAAGGAAGGCCTTGTGAAAGAAGAGTTTCTTAATGAATGTATTTCCATGAATCGTGACCCCAAGAAAGACTGCCAGTTCTTTTGCAAAGAGTGTCCATTGGAAAGATCAAAAAATGAGGACATTATAGAAGCTTGTAAAGGTCATCTGATGAGGAATTTCATCAAAGAGTGTTGGTGGAAATGTGGCTGTAATAAACAATGTGGCAACCGTGTAGTACAGCGAGGTATAAGCCATAAGTTGCAG GTCTTTATGACTCCGGAAGGGAAAGGATGGGGCTTGCGGACCCTTGAAGACCTTCCTCGAGGTGCTTTTGTCTGCGAATATGTTGGAGAAGTTCTGACCAATGCAGAACTCTTTGATCGTGTTTCACGGAGCCCCAACGGGGAGGAACATTCTTATCCAGTCCTGCTGGATGCTGACTGGGGTTCAGAGGGTGTCCTGAAGGATGAGGAGGCTCTTTGTTTGGATGCTACATTTTATGGGAATGTTGCCAGGTTCATCAATCACAG ATGCTTCGATTCAAATTTGGTTGAAATACCAATTGAAATAGAGACTCCTGATCACCACTACTATCAT ATTGCTTTTTTCACTACAAGAAAGATTAAGGCAATGGAGGAGCTCACTTGG GATTATGGTATTGATTTTGATGATCTTGAACATCCAGTAAAAGCATTTAGCTGCCATTGCGGTAGCACGTTCTGCCGAAATATGAAACGTCCAAGCA GATCTAGATCAAGAAGGTAG